The following are encoded in a window of Oceanidesulfovibrio indonesiensis genomic DNA:
- a CDS encoding glycosyltransferase: MITISLCLLVLALLLLGAIALLGRSHVLMANHGPRPADHPAFASLDGRWPPIGLVIPMHGDRPTMREAVASMLDQDYPELTVVLVTAEEDDPATNIARGHAASRGNVHHVIAGEAETNAQKLHNQLAGIALLEELDSPPEILAFSDSTHLAPQGHLRELILPLVKADAFAVTGYHRVAPQDIRLTTLMYAFAVLGLHLMQGIPLLSQSWGGAMALARRTYHQHGVGELWRTNIVDDVSLTVLANKLGRRVTNASRACLVSPARDTTLDFWIAWLTRQVLYLRFCMPGTWLAAALGFLLLAAPPFIAVGLVIASLVGLVCSGAGFAGVGFLVIGGTLILSTRSLIPENPPILRWLMAGAATLVLAAWCYLRTWTARRMVWGIKAYAVGRGGKVKRVETIR, encoded by the coding sequence ATGATCACGATATCTCTTTGCCTTCTCGTTCTGGCTTTGCTTCTGCTGGGAGCCATCGCCCTGCTCGGCCGCTCCCATGTGCTCATGGCCAACCACGGTCCGCGCCCGGCCGACCACCCAGCGTTCGCCAGCCTTGATGGCCGGTGGCCGCCCATCGGCCTCGTCATCCCCATGCACGGCGACAGGCCCACCATGCGCGAGGCCGTAGCCTCCATGCTGGACCAGGACTACCCGGAACTCACCGTCGTCCTGGTGACAGCGGAGGAGGACGACCCGGCCACAAACATTGCCCGTGGCCACGCCGCCTCGCGCGGAAACGTCCACCACGTCATTGCCGGCGAAGCCGAGACCAACGCCCAGAAACTGCATAACCAGCTCGCCGGCATCGCCCTGTTGGAAGAACTGGACTCGCCACCCGAAATCCTTGCCTTCAGCGATTCCACGCACCTTGCGCCGCAAGGCCACCTACGCGAGCTCATCCTGCCGCTGGTGAAAGCCGACGCCTTCGCCGTGACCGGCTACCACCGTGTAGCCCCGCAGGACATCAGACTGACCACGCTCATGTACGCTTTCGCCGTGCTCGGACTGCATCTCATGCAGGGCATCCCCCTGCTCTCCCAGTCCTGGGGCGGCGCCATGGCGCTCGCCCGCCGCACTTATCACCAGCATGGCGTGGGCGAACTGTGGCGCACGAACATTGTGGACGATGTCTCCCTCACCGTACTGGCCAACAAACTCGGCCGGCGGGTGACCAACGCGTCCCGGGCCTGTCTCGTCTCGCCGGCCAGGGATACGACGCTTGATTTCTGGATCGCCTGGCTGACGCGGCAGGTTCTTTACCTGCGCTTCTGCATGCCGGGTACGTGGCTCGCGGCGGCTCTCGGATTCCTGCTCCTGGCGGCGCCGCCATTCATCGCCGTCGGCCTCGTGATCGCATCGCTCGTCGGGCTCGTCTGCTCAGGCGCCGGATTCGCCGGGGTCGGGTTCCTCGTCATTGGCGGAACTCTCATCCTGAGCACGCGCAGCCTCATCCCGGAGAACCCGCCGATACTTCGCTGGCTGATGGCCGGCGCGGCAACGCTGGTGCTTGCTGCATGGTGCTATCTGCGCACGTGGACCGCGCGCCGTATGGTGTGGGGGATCAAGGCCTATGCCGTGGGCCGGGGCGGCAAGGTGAAACGGGTGGAGACGATTCGCTGA